The Chloroflexota bacterium genome includes the window CGACCACCATGCTCTCGGCGGCCGCGTCGGGAACGGGGTCCGTCTTCCGGTAGCCCATGAGCACCACCTGGTCGAAGACCTCGCGCTCCGGGTCGGGGAAGGCCCAGCACCGCAGCCGCCCGTAGTGGGTGGACAGGTAGCGGGCCGAGACCGCGAGACGCTGCCGCGGCACGATGAAGACCAGCAGGCCGCTCTCGGCCAGGTAGCGCGTGCAGTGCGTCAGGAAGGCGTGTTCCGTCCGCTTGTCCTCCGCGTCATGATCGTAGGGTGGGTTCAAGAGGAGCAGGCCGAAGGCCCCGTTCGCTATGGACGTGGCGAACAGGTCGGAGGCCAGGGTGCGGTGGAGCCGCTTCTCGGCCTCCTCCGCCCGGTCCCGGTGCAGCTCCACGCCGTAGGTCTCGATGGTCATCGAGTTGGGCCGGTCGAGGTTCTCCGCCAGCCTCTGGAGCGCGTCCCCGCCCCCGCAGCAGGGGTCGAGGATGCGGATGGTCTCCCGCTCCCGGTGGTAGTAGCCGGAGGGCGTGTGAATCAGTTCGGCGATCAGGTCAACCACCCGCTCGGGAGTCGGGTAGTATCCCCCTTTCGCCTGTGCAGCCAGTCTCATGTCGTCTCTCCTTTCTTGCTTAGTCCTGTGTCACCTGGCGTCGCACCCAGACGGACTGGGCCTTGCGCTCGCGCGTCTCGAATTCCCACTCGTAGGTGCGGCCGTCGAAGGTGTCTCGTAGTGCGCCGTCCACGATGGCCGCCATGTGCTTGGTGGTGCCCACGACGCAGTCGCCGTACCGG containing:
- a CDS encoding DUF6094 domain-containing protein → MRLAAQAKGGYYPTPERVVDLIAELIHTPSGYYHRERETIRILDPCCGGGDALQRLAENLDRPNSMTIETYGVELHRDRAEEAEKRLHRTLASDLFATSIANGAFGLLLLNPPYDHDAEDKRTEHAFLTHCTRYLAESGLLVFIVPRQRLAVSARYLSTHYGRLRCWAFPDPEREVFDQVVLMGYRKTDPVPDAAAESMVVEWSIGEPEPLRSRHDPYSYGEYTPATSPSGDVLFTTRTVDPVAAATEARRSGLWTNTDITDTLWPAGDARTRPLMPLRRGHIAMLVAAGFLNNLVLEGDGRRILVKGRTSKEMELVEDSPEKEVHREKLKTTVVALDLADGRIEDIAA